The Candidatus Poribacteria bacterium genomic sequence CCCGCCTCCTTTATATTGTATTACACTTATCGTAAATACTATACGACAAAAACAACTAAAAGTCAACTAAAAGTCAACTAAAAAACGCAACTGATTAACCTTGCCTTCTTTTTCTTTAACACTGTTCTATACACCGTCGTCCTACGATACTACAATCACTTTCCCAACTATCCTCCCTGACTGCTGATTACCGACAACTGAATACTATTGGACATATTTTTTATTCTGTGGTAATATATATGCCAATATCCATCGTGCATCCGCACAGAGCACGAACGACGAAAAAACATGGAGGCATCAATATGTTAGGCTTGGGTCCTTGGGAACTATTGATTGTGTTGGCTGTTGTGTTACTCATATTTGGCGGAAAACGTCTGCCCGAATTGGCGCGTGGGCTTGGAAAGAGCGTTACAAACTTTAAAGCGGGACTCAATGAGGAACAGTCAGAGGAAACCGAAACTACAACGCACGCACAACAGGAGAATGGAGCACCGCCAAAAGGGAAAACTGGATAGAGAAACACCGGATCTCGGCTGTGTTCTCCCCTACTTGTAAGCGTATATACCGCTCGCAATTTCTATACCCTTCTTAACTCACAACCGATAACCTTACCCATCAACTCGCTCTGATTAGATTTGTTTAAGGCACGAGTTTATGGGTAAAACTGAAAACTAACTATGCAAGATAAATTACCCGATTTCCTTCAGAACGTCATCGAAGAATACCCCGATGTTTGGAAAGCGTATCAGGCACTCGGTGAAGCGTGTGGTACCGCTGGCCCGCTTGATCAGAAAACCGTCCGGCTTGTTAAACTCGCGCTCGCGATCGGCGCGAAGTCTGAAGGCGCTGTACACTCACACGTCCGACGCGCACTCCGAGAAGGCATTACGCCCGAGGAGTTACAACAGGTAGCCCTGCTCGCCGTGACTTCTATCGGCTGGTCTTCGAGCATGGCGGCATTGTCTTGGATTCAAGATGTCGTGGACAAACAATCATGATTTAAAGGTTGTTTAATTATGAACTATGGTGAATTATATAAATGAAGTGGACATCTTGTAGGGGCAGGTCTTGTGCCTGCCCACAAACGCGCCAATCACAATGTCAAAGTAATCATAAAACTTCAAGTATGAAACCTGCGTTAGTGCTCCGCAAGATAAAATTAAACACCTATCGGATTCTAATCCTCACGGCTATCCTCCTATGGACCACCTCCACTGTCAGCAGAACCGAAACGACAGCCACGTTTCAGCAGGGCGTTGAATACGTCAAACTTCGGCTCTATCCACAAGCGGCGGATACCTTTAAATCGATCCTGTCCCGCAATCCGACAGATGTAAACGCCCTTTTCCAACTGGCGAACGTCTATAGATTACAAGACGAATTAGAATTAGGAATCGAGACGTTCAACAAAATTTTGGCAATTACAGTGCCAGAAGACTCACCAATAAGTCGCAAACTCTACGGATTAACCCATCTCGCCCTGTCAGAAATCTATTGCAAACAGAGTCAATTGGACCTCGCAGAACAGCACGCCAAAGAAGCCGTTCAGAGGTATCCGACGGACGCAAATACACATTATCGGCTCGGTTATATCTACACACACCAAGCCAAATTTGACGCCGCACTCGCCGCCTTCAAACACACCCTCGCACACAACCCCGATTTCGCCGAAGTTTACGAATGGCTCGGTTTAATCGCGCTCATGCAACAGAACCCGCAGCAAGCCGTGGGGCATTATCAAAAGGCAATCGCCAGAAAACCTTATGTTCAGAGTGCCTACTATAACCTCGCCAAGGCTTACCGACTCCTTGGGGATACAGCCGCCGCAACGGAACAACTTAAGCTGTTCCAGCAGATGAAAACCTATTACGATCGGACCTACGCCATTGAAGGCGCTTTGACAGAAGATCCAATGAACACAACGCTTCGGCTTGAATTGGCGGAAGTCCACCTCGCACACAAACACATCTCCGCCGCGATGACAACCTATCAAAGCCTGATTCGGCTGCATCCAGAGGTGGTGACCGGATACGATAAGATGGGGCGGCTCTATATGGATCTGAATATGCCACAGCGCGCCGTTCCGTTCTTTCTGAAAGTCCTTGAACTCAATCCAGACACCGTGGAAGCGCACGTCCGATTGGGTTGGCTTTACACCACATTGAAGGCGTTTGACAAGGCGGAATCGCATCTACAAGCCGCTATAGAGAAGATGCCTGGACTCACCTTGGCATACCACGGGTTAGCCGAAATTTACACAAAACAGGGGCGTTTGCAGCGGGCGATAGACGTCTACCGACACATCACAGAAATCGCACCCGACGATAACGACGCTTGGCAAGCATTACAGAACTTAGAGCATTTAAAGAAGAACCCACAAACGACGCGGTAAATTTCTCCTTATGCGGAAAACGAACCTGAATGAAATCCCGTCCCTCTATCGCCTTTTCGTATTTGCACTGATAAGCCTTCAGTATTGCACAATCGCCGCCACAGAACCGATTTTCGTTGACGTTACGGAATCCGCAGGCATCACATTTGTGCATACCGACGGCAGAAGCGGTGCGCGGCTCTTCAATGAATTCCTCGGATCCGGCGGCGGGTTTTTCGATTATGATGGCGACGGCGATCTCGATATCTACCTCCTCAACGGTGCAATTCAGATAGGAGACAGGCAGGACCAAACACCGCATAACGTCCTCTACCGAAACAACGGCGATAACACCTTCACCGATGTTACCGACGCCGCTGGGGTCGGAAGTCGCGCATACGGCACGGGCGCCGCTGTCGGCGATTACGATAACGATGGCGATATAGATCTGTATGTTACCAATTTCGGCAAAGATCAGCTCTATCGGAATAATGGCGATGGCACCTTCACCGACATGACAACACACGCCCAGGTTGGCAATCCGAACTGGGGCACCAGTTGCGCCTTTGCCGATGTAGATAACGACGGACATTTGGATCTCTATGTGGCAAACTACGCCGCGTATACACCCGAGAACGACATCCGATGCGAAGAACGTGGTGTTCACGTTTATTGCGGTCCGCATGCGTATCCAGCGGTTCATGGTACGTTCTACAAGAATAACGGAGACGGCACCTTCACCGATATCTCAACTGTGTCCCGTCCCGCCGACCTGATGCCGCAGCACGGGTTAGGCGTAACGTTCGGCGATTACGATGCCGATGGAGACGCCGACCTCTACGTCGCAAACGATCAGGATCCGAATTTTCTGTTCCAAAACAGTGGAGACGGCAATTTTTTCGAGGTTGCATTAATTTCCGGCGTGTGCTATAATGATATGGGGAAAGAGGAAGCCGGAATGGGTACCGATTTCGGGGACTATGACAACGACGGATGGCTCGATCTCACCGTCAGCAACTACCAGACCGAAACCAATACCGTTTACCACAACCATGACGGCACCTTTTTTACCGACAATACGATTACGTCAGGTATCGCAGAAGTAACGCACGGCTATCTCGGATGGGGCATCAAGTTTTTCGATTACGACAACGATGGATACCAAGATATCTTCGTCGCCAATGGGCACTTGATGGATAACATCACCCGACTTGAGAAGCATGTAACCTACCCCCAAAGAAATTTGTTGTTCAGGAATCTGGGTGATGGTAAATTTGCCAATGTCTCGTCAGAGACGGATGGTTTGGCACTGGAAAAGGTGAGTCGCGGTGCGGCTATCGGCGATTACGACAACGACGGTGACCTTGATATCCTTGTCACCAACTGCAATCAACGACCGGATCTGCTCCAAAACGCAATCGGGAATCGAAACAATTGGATACAGATTCAGGTCGTCGGACAGAAGAGCAACCGCTCCGGAATTGGCGCGAAGATTAAGGTCGTCACCGGAACACACGTCCAATATAGGGAGGTGCAGAGTGGCGGGAGTTATCTCTCTTTCCACGACCTGCGTGCCCATTTTGGCGTTGGTAAAGCGGAACAGATTGACGTCCTTGAAATTCGCTGGCTCAGCGGACACACTGACCGAGGAACACAACTCCCTGTCAACCGGAAGTTTCTGGCAGTTGAAGGGAATGAGATTGTTCCAATGCGTTAGTTAATTTAAAAAAAATACGCCTGCTTAAGGCAGGTTTTTAATGGAGGAAAAATGAAAACCCTATTTATAATGCTAACACTTGTCGCGTTTACGGCATCTTTTGCCTACGCGTTGAACGAACCGGAGGATTCGATGATCCTCTACTTCTCTTTCGATGAAGTCGATGGGAAAAATGCCATCGACCATTCGCTCTATGAGAACCATGGTGAACTCATCGGCGGTCCAAAACTCGCTGAAGGCAAATTCGGTAAAGCCTTGGAACTTAACGGCAAAGACCAGTGGGTTGTCGTGCCGCATCACGAGATTCTCACCGTTGATGAGAGCGTCACCGTCATGGCTTGGATCAATACCGAAAGACACCAAGGACCTGCTGGGCAGCGGTGGCAAGGCATTGTAGCAAAGAGCAACAACCCCCGTTCCTACAGTTTCTACACCGAATTTCCGAGTGAATGTCTGCACCTTAGCGTCGGTGGTGGAAGCGTTTGCAATAAAAAGGTTCCCTTAGAGGAATGGGTACACGTCGTCGCACAGGTAGATGGCGGCTCGACGCACAAGTATTGGGTCAACGGTGAAGCGGCTGGCGAATTCGGCGGGAAAAATAACCCGCCCGGCAAAGCCGATACGGCGGACGTTCTTGTCGGTAGAACACACGAAGGCAATCGCGAATTTCTTGGACTCATTGACGAGGTCCGGATTTGGAACCGCGCTCTTGATGAGGACGAGGTTATTGACCAGATGGAGAAAGGCTATTTCGAGCTTTTCGCCGTTGATCCGCGCCAAAAACTCGCCACAACTTGGGGACTCTTAAAGAAATCACAGCGATAAAATTCGTCTGAGTGCGCGCTTCTGCGGAAACGTGGTCCAGAGTTATGATTGATGTGATTATCATAGTCCATCATGGTAAATCATGGTAAATCATAGTCTATCATGGTAAATCATAGTCTATCATGGTAAATCCTGGTCAAAATCCGATTTTCAGCGCGCACTCGCTATCTACAGCCAAACAATAGGAGGATGTATGAAAACGCTCTTTCTTATCCTTATGATTGCCGCCTTTGTGGCACCTGTTGCCTACGCGACAGATACATCTGATGAATCCCTCATCCTTTACTTCTCTTTCGATGAACTCGATGGGGACACGGTTACCGATCATTCACAGTATGGAAACGATGGCACGATTGCTGGGGCACCTGAATTAGTCGCTGGTAAGTTCGGCAATGCGCTTAAACTGAACGGTCAGACCGACTGGGTCGAAGTGCCGCACGCAGAGATTCTTACCGTTGATGAGAGTGTCACCGTCATGGCATGGATTAACGCCGAAAGACACCAAGGTCCGAACGATCAACGGTGGCAAGGCATTGTTGCGAAGAGCAACAACCCGCGTTCTTATAGTTTCTACACGGAATTTCCGAGTGAATGTTTGCACCTCAGTGTCGGGGGTGGAAGCGTTTGCGACAAAAAGATTCCGTTAAACGAATGGGTACACGTCGTCGCACAGGTAGATGGCGGCACGACTCACAAGTATTGGGTCAACGGTGAAGCGGCTGGCGAATTTGATGGCAAAAATAACCCACCCGGTGCCGCCGATACCGCGACTCTCCTCGTCGGGAAGACACACGAAAACAACCGTGAATTCCTCGGACTCATTGACGAGGTTCGCATCTGGAACCG encodes the following:
- a CDS encoding LamG domain-containing protein, which translates into the protein MKTLFLILMIAAFVAPVAYATDTSDESLILYFSFDELDGDTVTDHSQYGNDGTIAGAPELVAGKFGNALKLNGQTDWVEVPHAEILTVDESVTVMAWINAERHQGPNDQRWQGIVAKSNNPRSYSFYTEFPSECLHLSVGGGSVCDKKIPLNEWVHVVAQVDGGTTHKYWVNGEAAGEFDGKNNPPGAADTATLLVGKTHENNREFLGLIDEVRIWNRALSEDEVLAEMETSLTPVEPLGKLSITWAALKSQK
- a CDS encoding tetratricopeptide repeat protein, producing MKWTSCRGRSCACPQTRQSQCQSNHKTSSMKPALVLRKIKLNTYRILILTAILLWTTSTVSRTETTATFQQGVEYVKLRLYPQAADTFKSILSRNPTDVNALFQLANVYRLQDELELGIETFNKILAITVPEDSPISRKLYGLTHLALSEIYCKQSQLDLAEQHAKEAVQRYPTDANTHYRLGYIYTHQAKFDAALAAFKHTLAHNPDFAEVYEWLGLIALMQQNPQQAVGHYQKAIARKPYVQSAYYNLAKAYRLLGDTAAATEQLKLFQQMKTYYDRTYAIEGALTEDPMNTTLRLELAEVHLAHKHISAAMTTYQSLIRLHPEVVTGYDKMGRLYMDLNMPQRAVPFFLKVLELNPDTVEAHVRLGWLYTTLKAFDKAESHLQAAIEKMPGLTLAYHGLAEIYTKQGRLQRAIDVYRHITEIAPDDNDAWQALQNLEHLKKNPQTTR
- a CDS encoding LamG domain-containing protein; the protein is MKTLFIMLTLVAFTASFAYALNEPEDSMILYFSFDEVDGKNAIDHSLYENHGELIGGPKLAEGKFGKALELNGKDQWVVVPHHEILTVDESVTVMAWINTERHQGPAGQRWQGIVAKSNNPRSYSFYTEFPSECLHLSVGGGSVCNKKVPLEEWVHVVAQVDGGSTHKYWVNGEAAGEFGGKNNPPGKADTADVLVGRTHEGNREFLGLIDEVRIWNRALDEDEVIDQMEKGYFELFAVDPRQKLATTWGLLKKSQR
- a CDS encoding CRTAC1 family protein, with the protein product MRKTNLNEIPSLYRLFVFALISLQYCTIAATEPIFVDVTESAGITFVHTDGRSGARLFNEFLGSGGGFFDYDGDGDLDIYLLNGAIQIGDRQDQTPHNVLYRNNGDNTFTDVTDAAGVGSRAYGTGAAVGDYDNDGDIDLYVTNFGKDQLYRNNGDGTFTDMTTHAQVGNPNWGTSCAFADVDNDGHLDLYVANYAAYTPENDIRCEERGVHVYCGPHAYPAVHGTFYKNNGDGTFTDISTVSRPADLMPQHGLGVTFGDYDADGDADLYVANDQDPNFLFQNSGDGNFFEVALISGVCYNDMGKEEAGMGTDFGDYDNDGWLDLTVSNYQTETNTVYHNHDGTFFTDNTITSGIAEVTHGYLGWGIKFFDYDNDGYQDIFVANGHLMDNITRLEKHVTYPQRNLLFRNLGDGKFANVSSETDGLALEKVSRGAAIGDYDNDGDLDILVTNCNQRPDLLQNAIGNRNNWIQIQVVGQKSNRSGIGAKIKVVTGTHVQYREVQSGGSYLSFHDLRAHFGVGKAEQIDVLEIRWLSGHTDRGTQLPVNRKFLAVEGNEIVPMR
- a CDS encoding carboxymuconolactone decarboxylase family protein; this translates as MQDKLPDFLQNVIEEYPDVWKAYQALGEACGTAGPLDQKTVRLVKLALAIGAKSEGAVHSHVRRALREGITPEELQQVALLAVTSIGWSSSMAALSWIQDVVDKQS
- the tatA gene encoding twin-arginine translocase TatA/TatE family subunit, with protein sequence MLGLGPWELLIVLAVVLLIFGGKRLPELARGLGKSVTNFKAGLNEEQSEETETTTHAQQENGAPPKGKTG